A stretch of Kryptolebias marmoratus isolate JLee-2015 linkage group LG24, ASM164957v2, whole genome shotgun sequence DNA encodes these proteins:
- the lhx4 gene encoding LIM/homeobox protein Lhx4, with translation MMQSAAVLPTESPVKSLPEILGVPLQQIPQCAGCSQHILDKFILKVLDRHWHSKCLKCADCHTPLADKCFSRAGSVYCKEDFFKRFGTKCASCQQGIPPTQVVRKAQDFVYHLHCFACIMCSRQLATGDEFYLMEDGRLVCKVDYETAKQNDDSEAGTKRPRTTITAKQLETLKSAYKNSPKPARHVREQLSSETGLDMRVVQVWFQNRRAKEKRLKKDAGRHRWTQFYKSVKRSRGGTKVEKESSADDAGLSDSELSFRDDQVLSDLSHANGLYGSVGDVTSSAVLNGSFSVDAAGQPYHDIRAGSPYGLPQSPSSITSLPGHTPLLNNLGFTMDSLVAQGGPGGVGQALRAMAGGPTSDLSTGSSTGYPDFPTSPASWLDEMDHSQF, from the exons ATGATGCAAAGTGCGGCGGTCCTACCGACAGAGAGTCCTGTAAAGAGTTTACCGGAGATTCTCGGAGTGCCACTGCAAC AGATCCCTCAGTGTGCGGGCTGCAGTCAGCACATCCTGGATAAGTTCATCCTGAAGGTGTTGGACAGACACTGGCACTCCAAGTGCCTGAAGTGCGCGGACTGTCACACTCCTCTGGCCGACAAATGCTTCTCCCGTGCGGGCAGCGTCTACTGCAAGGAGGACTTCTTCAA GCGTTTTGGAACAAAGTGTGCATCATGCCAACAGGGCATTCCTCCGACGCAGGTGGTGCGAAAGGCGCAGGACTTTGTGTATCACCTGCACTGCTTCGCCTGCATCATGTGCAGCAGGCAGCTGGCAACCGGGGATGAGTTTTACCTCATGGAGGACGGGAGGCTGGTGTGCAAGGTGGATTATGAGACCGCCAAACAAAACG ACGACTCAGAGGCGGGGACCAAGCGACCGAGGACCACCATCACCGCAAAGCAGCTGGAGACCCTCAAAAGTGCCTACAAGAACTCGCCGAAGCCGGCACGCCATGTCAGAGAGCAGCTGTCCTCAGAGACAGGGCTGGACATGAGAGTTGTGCAG GTTTGGTTCCAGAACCGGCGAGCGAAGGAGAAGCGTCTGAAGAAAGATGCAGGTCGTCACCGCTGGACCCAGTTTTATAAAAGTGTCAAACGCAGCCGAGGAGGAACCAAAGTGGAGAAGGAGAGCTCAGCCGACGACGCAGGCCTCAGCGACAGTGAACTGAGCTTCAGag ATGACCAAGTCCTGTCAGATCTCAGCCACGCTAACGGCCTTTATGGGAGTGTCGGTGACGTGACCAGCAGCGCGGTGCTGAATGGCAGCTTCTCTGTCGACGCGGCGGGACAACCCTACCATGACATCCGAGCAGGAAGTCCCTACGGCCTCCCCCAGTCGCCTTCATCCATCACCTCCCTGCCTGGCCACACGCCTCTCCTCAACAACCTGGGCTTCACAATGGACAGTCTGGTGGCACAGGGGGGGCCGGGCGGCGTGGGACAGGCTCTGAGGGCCATGGCAGGAGGCCCCACCTCAGATCTCTCCACAGGCAGCAGTACAGGATACCCTGACTTCCCCACCAGTCCAGCCTCGTGGCTGGATGAGATGGACCATTCCCAGTTTTGA